A single window of Anaerolineae bacterium DNA harbors:
- the larE gene encoding ATP-dependent sacrificial sulfur transferase LarE, with amino-acid sequence MTDKLPQLKQLLRSMESVAVAYSGGVDSTLLLKVAHDELGERAVALTAVSASMPTDEREQAEAIIRQIGARHVSIDTHETEDPRYLANTPLRCYFCKNQVYDTLITYARGQGYRYLLDGTNADDVGDHRPGRQAAQEQGVRSPLQEVGLSKAEIRELARNFNLPNWDKPAAACLASRIPYHTPITLPMLSQVEQAELILKKMGLPRMRVRHHHQIARIEVPPEEFDLLLAYRQLIVEKFKAVGYAYVTLDLAGFRSGSLNEVITSANGRQQD; translated from the coding sequence ATGACCGATAAATTACCACAACTCAAACAACTCCTGCGCAGCATGGAAAGCGTAGCCGTCGCTTACTCCGGGGGGGTGGACAGCACGCTGCTGCTCAAGGTAGCGCACGATGAGCTGGGCGAGCGGGCCGTGGCCTTAACCGCTGTCTCGGCCAGCATGCCCACCGACGAGCGCGAACAGGCCGAGGCCATTATCCGGCAAATTGGCGCCCGCCACGTGTCCATTGACACCCACGAAACCGAAGACCCTCGTTACCTGGCCAACACCCCTCTGCGCTGCTACTTTTGCAAAAACCAGGTTTACGATACCTTGATAACATACGCCCGGGGCCAGGGGTATCGTTACCTGCTGGATGGCACCAACGCCGACGACGTGGGCGACCATCGCCCTGGCCGTCAAGCCGCGCAAGAGCAGGGAGTGCGGAGTCCGTTGCAAGAGGTTGGTTTGAGCAAAGCCGAAATCCGGGAATTGGCCCGTAACTTTAACTTGCCCAATTGGGACAAACCGGCCGCAGCCTGTCTCGCCTCGCGTATTCCCTACCATACCCCTATCACCCTGCCCATGCTCTCGCAGGTAGAACAGGCTGAACTCATTCTAAAAAAAATGGGGCTCCCCCGCATGCGGGTGCGCCACCACCACCAGATTGCCCGGATTGAAGTGCCGCCGGAAGAGTTTGACCTGCTTCTGGCTTATCGCCAGTTGATTGTGGAAAAATTTAAGGCGGTGGGTTACGCCTATGTCACTCTCGACCTGGCCGGTTTCCGCTCCGGCAGTCTGAACGAGGTCATCACGTCGGCCAATGGACGTCAACAGGATTGA
- a CDS encoding NYN domain-containing protein, whose translation MQWLVDGHNLIGQMPHLQLNDPDDEEKLLAYLRRYRARTGHKVTVIFDPGQTYQPGQKLKQGGITAQFVSPGQSADQALIRRIRKVRNPQAVMVVTSDRAVERAARQAGIRVVSSAEFARQLLALSVPPAAPEERRANIRLSPDEVEEWLAIFSQRRT comes from the coding sequence ATGCAGTGGCTTGTTGATGGACACAACTTGATTGGCCAGATGCCCCATCTCCAACTGAATGACCCGGATGACGAAGAGAAACTACTGGCGTACCTGCGCCGTTACCGGGCCAGAACCGGCCATAAAGTGACCGTTATTTTTGACCCCGGCCAGACCTATCAACCCGGCCAAAAGCTGAAGCAGGGCGGAATTACCGCGCAATTTGTCTCGCCGGGCCAGAGCGCGGATCAAGCCCTTATCCGGCGTATCCGCAAAGTTAGAAATCCTCAGGCGGTGATGGTGGTTACGTCTGACCGGGCGGTGGAGCGGGCCGCGCGCCAGGCCGGGATACGGGTGGTCTCATCGGCTGAGTTTGCCCGGCAATTGTTAGCCTTGTCCGTTCCACCGGCTGCGCCGGAAGAGCGCAGGGCTAACATAAGACTTTCACCCGATGAGGTAGAAGAGTGGCTGGCTATCTTCAGCCAGCGCAGAACGTGA
- a CDS encoding alkaline phosphatase family protein, with the protein MEKSVAVLFLDGVGLGEANPETNPFMHVDLPCFRALLNVPHLTRNAAGAVTNQAALLGLDALLGVPGLPQSATGQTTILTGRNAPAALGEHYGPYPNQALREMLARDNIFKTLLEAGRPVAYANAYPARFLDRLRRGKGRLSANTQAAYLANLKIRSSEDLRRGRALSAFLSNEYWPEPDVELPAVNPRQAGRQFACLAQEHTLTFFEFWYTDWLGHKQKRAESLQILPKLDDFLAGILDELDWRCSLLLVVSDHGNFEDWTIPKHTKNPALTLLAGVGFQQLVPRLHSLLDVKPALLSFILSP; encoded by the coding sequence ATGGAAAAATCTGTGGCGGTGCTTTTTTTGGATGGGGTTGGTTTAGGAGAGGCCAATCCTGAAACCAACCCCTTTATGCACGTTGACCTGCCGTGCTTCCGGGCGTTGTTAAATGTGCCGCATTTAACGCGCAACGCCGCCGGCGCCGTTACCAACCAAGCCGCCCTGTTGGGCCTGGACGCCCTTCTTGGTGTGCCCGGCCTGCCCCAATCCGCTACCGGCCAAACCACCATTCTCACGGGGCGCAACGCGCCCGCGGCCCTGGGAGAACATTATGGCCCCTACCCCAACCAAGCTTTGCGAGAGATGTTGGCCCGGGACAATATTTTCAAAACCCTTTTAGAGGCCGGCCGGCCGGTGGCCTACGCCAACGCCTATCCCGCCCGCTTTCTGGACCGCCTCCGGCGGGGCAAGGGCCGGTTAAGCGCCAATACCCAGGCGGCGTACCTGGCTAACCTCAAAATCCGCAGCAGTGAGGATTTGCGCCGGGGCCGGGCGCTCTCCGCGTTTTTGAGCAACGAATACTGGCCGGAGCCGGACGTTGAATTGCCGGCGGTGAATCCTCGCCAGGCCGGCCGGCAATTTGCCTGCCTGGCCCAAGAACACACCCTTACCTTTTTTGAATTTTGGTATACCGACTGGCTGGGCCACAAACAGAAGCGGGCTGAATCGTTGCAAATTTTGCCCAAACTGGATGACTTTCTGGCCGGTATTTTGGACGAGTTAGACTGGCGTTGTTCCCTTTTACTGGTAGTTAGCGACCACGGCAATTTTGAAGATTGGACCATCCCCAAACATACCAAAAATCCGGCCCTCACCCTGTTGGCCGGTGTCGGATTTCAACAGTTGGTTCCCCGGCTTCATTCCCTGTTGGATGTCAAACCGGCCCTGCTCTCCTTTATCTTAAGCCCTTAG
- a CDS encoding 4Fe-4S binding protein, translating to MAHQITEECISCGACEPECPEGAISEGDDIFVIDPEKCTDCGTCVEVCPTEAIVAL from the coding sequence ATGGCCCATCAAATTACCGAAGAGTGCATCTCGTGCGGCGCTTGCGAGCCTGAATGTCCTGAAGGAGCAATCAGTGAGGGTGATGATATTTTTGTGATTGACCCGGAAAAATGCACCGATTGCGGCACTTGCGTTGAGGTTTGTCCTACCGAAGCAATTGTGGCACTCTAA
- a CDS encoding ParA family protein encodes MRKIAIVGFKGGIGKTTTCVNLGAALALRGHRVIIIDTDTQANVSMALGVNKYDKSLTHILTHRATAAECVVKARKNLDILPSDIGLYKAQQRMVLEMAREEIFEELFAELAGYEYQLLDCAPSVSLLTVNTLAYAEEVFIPVSMEMLAVSSIQQFVTYLKDINRMLGRETIIRLIIPTLYDPRRKISQQVVRGLKKMGPVVADPIWVDTKLSEAPGQGKTIFEYAPRSRGAIDYARLTEFVVKMPPLNTNNKTPSSLQN; translated from the coding sequence ATGCGTAAAATAGCAATTGTTGGTTTTAAGGGCGGCATTGGCAAAACAACCACCTGCGTTAACCTGGGCGCGGCGCTGGCCCTGCGCGGGCACCGCGTCATTATCATTGATACCGATACTCAGGCCAATGTGTCTATGGCTTTGGGGGTCAACAAGTATGATAAATCACTCACCCATATTCTCACCCATCGGGCCACAGCCGCCGAATGTGTAGTCAAGGCCAGAAAAAATCTTGATATATTGCCCAGCGACATTGGCCTTTATAAGGCTCAACAACGGATGGTTCTGGAAATGGCCCGCGAGGAAATTTTTGAAGAGTTGTTTGCCGAGTTGGCCGGTTATGAATACCAACTGCTTGACTGCGCCCCTTCCGTTTCTTTGCTTACCGTTAACACCCTGGCTTATGCCGAGGAAGTATTCATCCCCGTCTCAATGGAAATGCTGGCCGTATCCAGTATTCAACAATTTGTCACTTATCTCAAAGACATCAACCGCATGTTGGGCCGGGAAACCATCATTCGCTTGATCATCCCCACGCTTTATGACCCTCGTCGCAAAATTAGCCAGCAGGTGGTGCGTGGGCTTAAAAAAATGGGGCCGGTGGTGGCCGACCCTATTTGGGTTGATACCAAATTATCGGAAGCGCCGGGCCAGGGTAAAACCATTTTTGAATACGCCCCCCGTTCTCGCGGGGCCATAGACTACGCCCGGCTGACCGAGTTTGTGGTGAAAATGCCGCCGTTGAACACAAACAATAAAACGCCATCATCTTTGCAAAATTAG
- a CDS encoding isopentenyl phosphate kinase family protein has translation MAELILLKLGGSVITDKTQPFTARVEVIERLAVEIKNALVERGDDLQLIIGHGSGSFGHQVAARYQTHRGVVGPESWRGFAEVAAAAAELNHLVMKIFRNAGIRAIKFQPSASVRTRGEQLMYFETFPLKEVLQHGLVPVVYGDVSVDANQGMSIVSTEKLFDNLARELSPHRIILCGQVDGVYDKDPLKHPEAALIEDIDHNNWAEVEAKLGGSHGVDVTGGMFSKVRDMYRLTLAMPPMQAMIISAEQPGHVEAVLKGQMVDFGTVIN, from the coding sequence TTGGCTGAACTGATTTTGCTCAAATTGGGCGGCTCGGTAATTACCGACAAAACGCAGCCATTTACGGCGCGCGTAGAGGTGATTGAACGATTGGCCGTGGAAATAAAAAACGCCCTGGTTGAGCGAGGCGACGATTTGCAATTGATTATTGGCCACGGCTCCGGTTCGTTTGGGCATCAGGTGGCGGCCAGGTATCAAACTCACCGGGGAGTGGTGGGGCCGGAGAGTTGGCGGGGCTTTGCCGAAGTGGCGGCCGCGGCGGCCGAACTGAACCACCTGGTCATGAAAATTTTTAGAAACGCAGGCATTAGGGCCATCAAATTTCAACCCTCGGCCAGCGTGCGCACCCGGGGGGAGCAGTTGATGTATTTTGAAACGTTCCCCCTCAAAGAGGTGTTACAGCACGGCCTGGTGCCGGTGGTGTATGGCGATGTGAGCGTGGACGCCAACCAGGGCATGAGCATTGTGTCTACCGAAAAATTGTTTGACAACCTGGCCCGCGAGTTATCGCCCCACCGGATTATTTTGTGCGGCCAGGTTGACGGAGTATATGATAAAGACCCCCTGAAACATCCTGAGGCAGCGTTGATTGAGGATATTGACCATAATAATTGGGCCGAAGTTGAGGCCAAACTGGGCGGCTCGCACGGGGTAGACGTGACCGGGGGCATGTTCAGCAAAGTGCGCGACATGTATCGCTTAACGCTGGCCATGCCCCCGATGCAGGCCATGATTATTTCGGCGGAGCAGCCGGGCCATGTAGAGGCTGTGCTAAAAGGGCAAATGGTTGATTTTGGAACGGTGATAAATTAG
- a CDS encoding HAMP domain-containing histidine kinase: protein MTEFSNDKPDLIALEQENARLRKYSQLLANRLERKIQELTTANEALAHTDAMKSRFINMAAHELRTPLAALRGYLSVLTSPGSKFIANADEATLELIDGVITGIDRLQGLVQDMLDVTRIEAGTLQLKHAPVQLSLIFEKILKDFRKVVARRRQTLLIGEANHVPVMWIDGERVTQILRNLVSNAVKYTPDGGVIELTADLMASDDKNNKFVKITVTDSGVGVPQDQQKHIFEGFYEVREIELHSTSKTDFMGGGAGLGLPIARGVAEAHGGSLWVESPVYEPAQYPGSKFHLILPLGEAPKG from the coding sequence ATGACTGAATTTTCAAACGATAAACCGGACCTCATCGCCCTTGAACAGGAAAATGCTCGTTTGCGCAAGTACAGCCAGCTTTTGGCCAATCGGCTTGAACGAAAGATTCAAGAATTGACCACGGCCAATGAGGCTCTGGCCCACACCGACGCCATGAAGTCCCGTTTTATTAACATGGCCGCCCACGAACTGCGCACGCCCTTGGCGGCGCTGCGGGGTTATCTCAGCGTCCTCACCAGTCCCGGTAGCAAATTTATAGCCAATGCCGATGAAGCCACCCTGGAACTTATTGACGGCGTTATTACCGGCATTGATCGCCTGCAAGGGTTGGTGCAGGATATGCTTGATGTGACTCGGATTGAGGCCGGAACGTTACAGCTCAAACACGCCCCGGTTCAGTTGTCGCTCATCTTTGAGAAAATTCTGAAAGATTTTAGAAAAGTGGTGGCCAGGCGGCGGCAAACTTTGCTCATCGGCGAGGCTAATCACGTGCCGGTGATGTGGATTGATGGCGAGCGCGTTACCCAGATTTTGCGAAATTTGGTGAGCAATGCCGTTAAGTACACCCCGGATGGGGGCGTTATTGAGTTGACGGCCGACTTGATGGCCAGTGATGATAAAAATAATAAGTTTGTAAAAATAACCGTTACCGACAGCGGCGTGGGCGTGCCTCAAGACCAACAAAAGCATATCTTTGAAGGTTTTTATGAGGTGCGCGAAATTGAGCTGCACAGCACCAGCAAAACCGATTTTATGGGCGGTGGGGCCGGCCTGGGCCTGCCGATTGCGCGGGGGGTGGCCGAGGCGCACGGCGGCTCGTTGTGGGTGGAGAGCCCCGTCTATGAACCCGCCCAATATCCCGGTAGTAAATTTCACCTCATTTTGCCTTTGGGGGAGGCCCCTAAAGGCTAA
- a CDS encoding ParA family protein, producing the protein MTRIIAIANRKGGVGKTTTVINLSVALAQMKQKVLVVDMDPQGALSAGLGIDAAELDDTIYTVLMDNDFPISRVISPVQAYLDLIPANADLSAAEIELIPEIRRELVLRRVLEPLNSWYDFVLIDCPPSLSLLTINALCTSQEVIIPLQCEHFATRGIQLMLDTINRIQDRLNPDLRLRGILATMYSTGTIHAREVLEEIRSEFGDKVFDVIIYKSIRFAEASEANKAIVEHATKHKGAQAYKKLAKILLEENDHHPDETEPA; encoded by the coding sequence ATGACCCGAATCATTGCCATTGCCAATCGAAAAGGGGGGGTGGGTAAAACCACCACGGTGATTAACCTGAGCGTGGCCCTGGCTCAGATGAAGCAAAAAGTTTTAGTGGTAGATATGGACCCGCAGGGCGCGTTATCTGCCGGACTGGGCATTGACGCAGCGGAACTGGATGACACCATCTATACCGTGTTGATGGATAATGATTTTCCCATCAGCCGGGTGATCAGCCCGGTACAGGCCTATTTGGACCTGATTCCGGCCAACGCCGACCTGTCTGCCGCCGAAATAGAGTTGATCCCGGAAATTCGACGCGAATTGGTGTTGCGCCGCGTGCTGGAACCCCTCAACTCTTGGTACGACTTTGTGTTGATTGACTGTCCCCCCAGTTTGAGTTTATTGACCATCAATGCTTTATGCACCAGCCAGGAAGTGATCATTCCGCTGCAATGCGAGCACTTTGCCACGCGCGGTATTCAACTGATGCTTGATACCATTAACCGGATCCAGGATCGTTTGAACCCCGACTTGAGACTGCGCGGCATCCTGGCCACCATGTACTCCACCGGCACCATTCACGCCCGCGAAGTGCTGGAAGAGATTCGCTCCGAGTTTGGCGACAAAGTATTTGACGTGATCATTTACAAAAGCATCCGGTTTGCCGAAGCGTCGGAAGCCAACAAGGCCATTGTGGAACACGCCACCAAACACAAAGGGGCGCAGGCATACAAAAAGCTGGCCAAAATTTTGCTTGAAGAGAACGACCATCACCCTGATGAAACAGAGCCAGCCTGA
- the larC gene encoding nickel pincer cofactor biosynthesis protein LarC, whose protein sequence is MKLAYFDCIAGASGDMILGALLDAGLAEATLRERLAALHLDDFDLRCNRVNKNGFSATKVDVLVKDDAPARHLPDIEGIVQESDLSPAIKAQAIAIFRRMGEVEAGIHGATLDHVHLHELGGVDTIVDVVGALVGLEELGVERIYASPLPLGRGFVTGAHGQIPLPAPATVGLLKGVPVVGSDLEVELVTPTGAALLSSLAAGFGPLPAMTLTTAGFGAGGRDLPIPNVLRLLLGETAAPLPTKSQTLAMLETNIDDLNPEFYDYVIERLFAANALDVFLSPIQMKKNRPATLLRVLSQPADVDPLMQILLAETSTLGVRQQMVTRHCLPRSIETVATPYGPIRVKIARLGKRGAKAAPEYDDCRQVAEEKGVSLREVYRAAETAAQTLIAAESKGISIG, encoded by the coding sequence ATGAAATTAGCCTATTTTGATTGCATCGCCGGGGCCAGCGGCGATATGATTTTGGGAGCGTTGCTTGATGCGGGCTTGGCGGAGGCCACGCTGCGCGAGCGATTGGCCGCGCTTCACCTGGATGATTTTGACCTGCGCTGTAACCGGGTGAACAAAAACGGCTTCAGCGCCACCAAAGTAGACGTGCTGGTCAAAGATGACGCGCCGGCGCGCCACCTGCCGGATATTGAAGGCATCGTGCAAGAAAGCGACCTCTCCCCGGCCATCAAAGCGCAGGCCATTGCCATTTTTCGACGGATGGGTGAGGTTGAGGCCGGGATTCACGGGGCCACGCTGGATCACGTGCACCTGCACGAGTTGGGTGGGGTGGATACCATTGTGGACGTGGTGGGGGCGCTGGTGGGGTTAGAAGAGTTAGGGGTTGAGCGAATTTACGCTTCTCCCCTGCCCTTGGGGCGAGGCTTTGTTACCGGCGCGCACGGGCAGATTCCGTTGCCGGCTCCGGCCACGGTGGGTTTGCTGAAAGGCGTGCCGGTGGTGGGCAGCGATTTGGAGGTAGAATTGGTCACGCCCACCGGCGCGGCCCTGCTTTCCTCACTGGCTGCCGGATTTGGCCCTCTTCCGGCGATGACCCTGACCACCGCCGGTTTTGGAGCCGGTGGCCGCGATTTGCCCATTCCCAATGTGCTGCGCTTGCTGTTGGGAGAAACCGCTGCCCCTCTGCCCACCAAGAGTCAAACCCTGGCCATGCTGGAAACAAACATTGACGACCTTAATCCCGAATTTTATGATTACGTGATAGAACGCCTTTTTGCGGCTAACGCCCTGGATGTTTTCCTCTCGCCCATTCAAATGAAAAAAAATCGCCCGGCCACGTTGCTGCGGGTGTTGAGCCAACCTGCTGATGTGGACCCGCTCATGCAGATTTTACTTGCCGAAACCAGCACGTTGGGCGTCCGCCAGCAGATGGTCACGCGGCATTGCCTGCCCCGTTCAATTGAAACTGTGGCCACGCCTTACGGCCCGATCCGGGTCAAAATTGCGCGCCTGGGCAAGCGAGGGGCCAAAGCCGCGCCGGAGTATGATGATTGCCGCCAGGTGGCCGAGGAGAAGGGGGTATCGCTGCGGGAAGTGTACCGGGCGGCGGAAACAGCAGCCCAAACGCTGATAGCGGCAGAAAGTAAGGGGATATCCATTGGCTGA
- a CDS encoding DUF1442 domain-containing protein — MDQELFDVLTELERQDQQERAQNLPPTRRIQAMDSDAAKLLFTLAVANKAQNLVEIGSSVGYSTLWLAYAASFSGGKVITCELDPARADKTRANLSRAKMDAYAQVLTGDARELLRHRQEPLDFVFIDANKGQYETYFDVVYKRLNVGALVVADNVVSHQDELLDYVTYVQNHPHLESVTVPLGRGLEITVKTVA; from the coding sequence ATGGATCAAGAACTGTTTGACGTTCTGACCGAACTCGAAAGACAGGATCAGCAGGAACGCGCCCAAAACTTGCCCCCGACCCGGCGCATCCAGGCGATGGACTCTGACGCGGCCAAATTATTGTTTACCCTGGCTGTGGCAAACAAAGCCCAAAACCTGGTTGAAATTGGCAGCAGCGTGGGTTACTCCACCCTGTGGCTGGCCTACGCGGCCTCGTTTAGCGGCGGCAAAGTAATTACCTGTGAACTTGACCCGGCCAGGGCCGATAAAACCCGCGCCAACTTGAGCCGGGCCAAGATGGACGCTTACGCGCAAGTGCTAACCGGCGATGCCCGCGAATTGCTGCGCCATCGCCAGGAACCGCTTGATTTTGTTTTTATTGACGCCAATAAAGGCCAGTACGAAACCTATTTTGACGTGGTCTACAAACGGTTGAATGTTGGTGCCCTGGTTGTGGCCGATAACGTTGTTTCTCACCAGGATGAATTGTTGGATTATGTAACCTACGTGCAAAACCATCCCCACCTGGAGAGCGTTACCGTGCCGCTTGGCCGGGGGCTGGAGATCACCGTGAAAACGGTGGCCTGA